A genomic window from Thermincola ferriacetica includes:
- the rplW gene encoding 50S ribosomal protein L23 has translation MRNPRDIIKRPVISERSMGLLEENKYTFYVDPKANKLEIKHAIQELFNVTVVNVNTMNVKGKTKRVGRFVGKTPNRKKAIVTLKEGDKIEVFEGV, from the coding sequence ATGCGTAACCCCAGAGATATTATTAAAAGGCCGGTGATATCCGAACGAAGCATGGGCCTTTTGGAAGAGAACAAATATACTTTTTACGTGGACCCAAAAGCAAATAAGTTAGAAATTAAACACGCAATTCAAGAATTATTCAATGTCACTGTAGTAAATGTAAACACCATGAACGTAAAAGGGAAGACCAAGAGAGTCGGAAGATTTGTCGGGAAAACCCCGAATCGTAAAAAAGCAATTGTCACCCTGAAAGAAGGCGACAAGATCGAAGTATTTGAAGGAGTATAA